A genomic segment from Methanolobus zinderi encodes:
- a CDS encoding symporter small accessory protein, with protein MLGIEDPQIWIAYILCFLSAIGCIIYGVFNWNKGQDEEVC; from the coding sequence ATGTTAGGAATAGAGGACCCCCAAATATGGATCGCATACATATTATGCTTCCTGAGCGCGATAGGATGCATAATATACGGTGTATTTAACTGGAATAAAGGCCAGGACGAGGAGGTTTGCTGA
- a CDS encoding symporter small accessory protein, translating to MLGIDDPQIWIAYILCFLSAIGCIIYGVINWNKGQDEEVC from the coding sequence ATGCTTGGAATTGATGACCCGCAGATATGGATTGCATATATATTATGCTTCCTGAGTGCGATTGGCTGTATAATATACGGCGTAATAAACTGGAATAAAGGACAGGATGAGGAGGTCTGCTGA
- a CDS encoding DUF2683 family protein gives MRNAHTSIRKFSSRKIARSKKASYPPEECFNSEFIKEIEQSIQDVKDGKGTKYDSLEDLFASYEK, from the coding sequence ATGAGAAACGCTCACACTTCTATTCGAAAGTTTAGCAGTAGAAAGATAGCTCGAAGTAAGAAAGCATCCTATCCTCCTGAAGAATGTTTTAATTCTGAGTTCATCAAAGAAATTGAGCAAAGCATACAAGACGTTAAAGATGGAAAAGGTACCAAGTACGATTCACTTGAAGACTTGTTTGCCAGTTATGAAAAATGA
- a CDS encoding sodium:solute symporter family protein, which translates to MAVSTPILGIAVLIYMMVVFYLGWLGYKQTKDTDDYMLAGRKINPLVLALSYGAAFISTSAIIGFGGYAGAFGMGVLWLVFMNIFVGIFIAFVLFGSRTRRMGVNLGAVTFPELVGRRFQSRFIQGFSGALITMFMPLYAGSVLIGGARFMETALNIEYNSAVLILAVIVAAYVITGGLIAVMYTDALQGGLMFIGMAILFVLTYARLGGIVEAHQSLTNMAHLVPENLAAVGHTGWTSMPAFGSPVWWTLFSTIILGVGIGVLAQPQLAVRFMTVRNTRSLNRAVLSGGPFILMMAGVAYIVGALSNVYFLDTRGMISLEAAGGNIDVIMPEYINSAMPDYFVIFFLLTLLAAAMSTLSSQFHTMGTAIGHDFYREFIMRGKIGKTITITRAGIATTILISVVLAYILPIGIIARATAIFFGLCAAAFLPMYTGALFWKRMNRQGATASLLVGTFASLFWLTFVHAKEATALGISQALFGVDTILTGTWTVVDPILVATPLAFLTAIIVSLATEPDSQEHLEKCYNRKNSE; encoded by the coding sequence ATGGCAGTCAGCACACCGATCCTGGGTATTGCCGTACTCATCTACATGATGGTAGTGTTCTACCTGGGATGGCTGGGATATAAGCAGACCAAAGACACTGACGACTACATGCTGGCAGGCAGAAAGATCAATCCGCTTGTACTGGCACTGTCCTATGGTGCAGCGTTTATCAGTACATCAGCTATAATCGGTTTCGGAGGATATGCAGGAGCATTCGGCATGGGTGTGCTCTGGCTTGTGTTCATGAACATCTTCGTAGGTATATTCATAGCATTTGTTCTCTTTGGATCTAGGACCAGACGTATGGGAGTAAATCTCGGAGCAGTTACCTTCCCGGAGCTTGTGGGAAGAAGGTTCCAGTCCCGTTTCATACAGGGTTTTTCCGGTGCACTGATCACCATGTTCATGCCTCTTTATGCAGGCAGTGTGCTGATCGGCGGAGCACGTTTCATGGAAACAGCCCTCAATATAGAATATAACAGTGCAGTACTTATCCTCGCAGTTATCGTAGCCGCATATGTGATTACAGGCGGACTTATCGCAGTCATGTATACCGATGCACTTCAGGGCGGACTGATGTTCATCGGAATGGCCATCCTTTTCGTGCTTACTTATGCCAGGCTGGGAGGAATTGTGGAAGCCCACCAGTCACTCACAAACATGGCTCATCTTGTGCCTGAGAACCTGGCTGCCGTAGGACATACTGGCTGGACTTCAATGCCTGCATTCGGATCACCTGTATGGTGGACACTGTTCTCTACAATAATACTTGGTGTGGGAATCGGAGTACTTGCACAGCCACAGCTTGCAGTACGTTTCATGACTGTTAGGAATACACGCTCGCTTAACAGGGCCGTACTCTCAGGAGGACCCTTCATCTTAATGATGGCAGGAGTCGCTTATATCGTGGGTGCGCTTTCAAATGTGTATTTCCTGGATACCAGAGGTATGATCTCACTGGAAGCTGCAGGTGGCAACATCGATGTTATCATGCCGGAATATATCAATAGTGCAATGCCGGACTATTTTGTTATCTTCTTCCTGCTGACCCTGCTTGCCGCTGCCATGTCTACACTGAGTTCCCAGTTCCATACCATGGGAACGGCCATCGGACATGATTTCTACCGGGAATTTATCATGAGGGGAAAGATCGGAAAGACAATAACCATCACAAGGGCAGGAATTGCTACAACAATACTTATCAGCGTGGTGCTTGCTTATATACTCCCGATCGGAATAATCGCAAGGGCAACAGCAATTTTCTTCGGACTCTGTGCAGCGGCCTTCCTGCCGATGTACACCGGAGCCCTTTTCTGGAAACGCATGAACAGGCAGGGAGCAACGGCAAGTCTGCTCGTGGGAACCTTTGCAAGTCTTTTCTGGCTTACATTCGTGCATGCCAAGGAAGCTACCGCACTGGGTATAAGTCAGGCTCTTTTCGGTGTTGATACAATACTCACAGGAACATGGACAGTAGTTGATCCGATACTGGTTGCCACACCACTTGCATTCCTTACGGCAATAATCGTGAGCCTGGCAACAGAGCCTGATTCACAGGAGCATCTGGAAAAGTGCTACAACCGGAAAAACAGTGAATAA
- a CDS encoding sodium:solute symporter family protein, whose translation MAVSTPVLGLVVLIYMMIIFYLGWLGYKKTKQTDDYMVAGRKIHPYILAISYGATFISTSAIIGFGGAAGALGMGLLWLAFMNILVGIFIAFVVFGKRTRRLGLKLNAVTFPELLGKRFQSRFIQGFSGALIGIFMPLYAGIVLIGGARFVEATLNIDYDVAVLILTVIVAAYVITGGLIAVMYTDALQGSLMFIGMAFLMVFTYIKLGGISAAHTALTSMSGMVPDSLAGGGHLGWTSMPAFGSPIWWTLVSTLVLGVGIGVLAQPQLAVRFMTVKNDRALNRAVLVGGPFILMMTGVAFTVGALSNVYFFDNLGQISVAVAGGNTDLIMPEYINSAMPDIFVVLFMLALLAAAMSTLSSQFHTMGTAIGHDFYREFLKKGDIGQTINITKIAIALTILASVVLAYILPISIIARATAIFFGLCAAAFLPMYVGALFWKRMTREGAIASLLVGTFASLFWLGFVHASEAVPLGISQALFGVDTVLTGTWTVVDPILVATPLAFIAGIVVSLATKPAPMDHIEKCFEN comes from the coding sequence ATGGCAGTAAGCACACCTGTCCTCGGGCTTGTTGTCCTTATCTATATGATGATTATTTTCTATCTGGGATGGCTTGGTTACAAAAAGACAAAACAGACCGATGACTACATGGTAGCTGGAAGAAAGATTCACCCCTACATTCTTGCGATCTCATACGGAGCCACCTTTATCAGTACTTCCGCAATAATCGGATTCGGCGGAGCTGCAGGTGCTCTTGGTATGGGCCTTCTCTGGCTGGCATTTATGAACATCCTTGTAGGTATCTTTATCGCTTTTGTAGTATTTGGCAAGAGAACACGCCGCCTTGGTCTGAAACTCAATGCCGTCACATTCCCGGAACTGCTTGGAAAAAGGTTCCAGTCCCGTTTCATACAGGGATTCTCCGGGGCGCTTATAGGAATTTTTATGCCACTGTATGCAGGTATTGTCCTGATAGGTGGTGCAAGGTTTGTTGAAGCGACACTGAATATAGATTATGATGTCGCAGTGCTTATTCTTACTGTTATCGTCGCAGCCTATGTAATAACAGGTGGACTTATCGCAGTTATGTATACCGATGCCCTTCAGGGAAGTCTCATGTTCATCGGAATGGCATTCCTGATGGTATTTACATATATCAAGCTTGGCGGCATAAGTGCGGCACATACGGCGCTTACTTCAATGAGCGGAATGGTACCCGATAGTCTTGCAGGTGGCGGACACCTTGGATGGACCTCCATGCCGGCCTTCGGATCACCGATATGGTGGACACTTGTATCGACCCTGGTGTTGGGAGTAGGTATTGGCGTGCTTGCACAGCCCCAGCTTGCAGTACGTTTCATGACCGTCAAGAACGATCGTGCGCTTAACAGGGCCGTACTTGTCGGAGGACCCTTCATTCTTATGATGACCGGTGTGGCTTTTACAGTCGGTGCACTTTCCAATGTTTATTTCTTTGATAATCTCGGACAGATCTCAGTTGCTGTGGCCGGTGGGAACACTGACCTGATCATGCCCGAATATATCAACAGCGCCATGCCTGACATTTTTGTGGTTCTTTTTATGCTCGCATTGCTTGCAGCAGCCATGTCAACACTTAGTTCACAGTTCCATACAATGGGAACAGCTATCGGACATGACTTCTATCGTGAGTTCCTTAAAAAGGGAGATATCGGGCAGACCATAAACATAACCAAGATTGCCATAGCACTTACTATTCTTGCAAGTGTCGTACTTGCATACATACTGCCAATAAGCATAATCGCAAGGGCCACGGCAATATTCTTCGGACTCTGTGCAGCGGCTTTCCTGCCGATGTATGTAGGAGCACTTTTCTGGAAACGCATGACAAGGGAGGGTGCGATCGCAAGCCTGCTTGTGGGTACCTTTGCAAGTCTGTTCTGGCTTGGTTTCGTGCATGCTTCAGAAGCTGTCCCCCTGGGCATCAGCCAGGCCCTGTTCGGTGTTGATACAGTACTCACCGGTACATGGACCGTAGTTGATCCGATCCTTGTTGCCACACCTCTGGCATTCATTGCCGGGATAGTTGTGAGTCTTGCAACAAAACCTGCCCCAATGGACCATATTGAAAAATGCTTTGAAAACTAG
- a CDS encoding type II toxin-antitoxin system RelE family toxin, giving the protein MTYRVVTTPRFEKETKVLFKKDPVLFNRFKKAATSIRDNPECGKPLRNVLKGYRRVHVGHFVLIYEIDGDNNIITLVSFTHHDKAY; this is encoded by the coding sequence ATGACATATCGAGTAGTTACAACACCTCGTTTTGAGAAAGAGACTAAAGTTCTCTTCAAAAAGGATCCTGTTCTCTTCAACCGTTTTAAGAAAGCTGCTACTAGTATTCGTGATAATCCAGAATGCGGAAAACCTTTACGTAATGTTCTCAAAGGATATCGCAGGGTTCATGTTGGCCATTTTGTTCTGATCTATGAGATCGATGGCGACAACAACATAATTACTCTTGTAAGTTTCACTCACCACGATAAAGCGTATTGA